A single genomic interval of Candidatus Bipolaricaulis anaerobius harbors:
- the rpsH gene encoding 30S ribosomal protein S8, with the protein MTVNDPIADMLARVRNALARSMTEVTMPSSRMKVEIARILAEEGYIESYTVDEGEPFPTLRLTLKYKREGTRFRRPAIQGLRRVSTSARRVYVGADEIPNTRGGLGTSVLSTSQGIMTGREARRRGIGGELLYEVW; encoded by the coding sequence ATGACGGTGAACGACCCCATTGCCGATATGCTCGCTCGGGTCCGCAACGCGCTCGCCCGGTCCATGACCGAGGTGACGATGCCGTCGTCGCGGATGAAGGTGGAGATCGCGCGGATCCTGGCAGAGGAAGGGTACATCGAGTCCTACACCGTGGACGAAGGCGAGCCCTTCCCCACCCTCCGCCTCACCCTCAAGTACAAGCGAGAGGGGACCCGCTTCCGCCGCCCGGCGATCCAGGGGCTGCGGCGGGTCAGCACCTCCGCGCGGCGGGTGTACGTGGGCGCTGACGAGATTCCAAACACGCGGGGGGGCCTGGGGACTTCTGTGCTCTCCACCTCGCAGGGGATCATGACCGGCCGCGAGGCGCGGCGGCGCGGGATCGGCGGCGAGCTTCTGTACGAGGTGTGGTGA
- the secY gene encoding preprotein translocase subunit SecY → MLGRIRQVFAIEELRRRILYTLGMLLVFRIGAHIPVPGVDTSKLADVLAGAFGAGLFQFINMYTGGALQQFSLFSLGVIPYINASIILSLLIPVFPRLKKLQEEGREGRRKLTQYTRWGTVALALVQSYAMGVLVIQYGLAQPSVGFYLSTIISLTAGTVFLMWVGERITENGIGNGVSMLIMAGIVARLPAEIQQAALEISAGTVHPLWGIGLIVLFVAVIALTVIVQQGQRKIVIQYAKRTSGRRVYGGHTTHLPLRVNQGGVIPIIFASAILTLPSSIATWVPQLNWLQSYVAPGSTIYLVAYVLLIFFFTYFYSSLVFDPNDIAKNLREAGGFVPGVRPGQPTADYLGSVTNRLLLVGGVFLAGIAVLPFIFSAVSGLQGFSIGGTSILILVGVGIDTIMQIEAHLVMRQYESLIKGSAFLGRKGL, encoded by the coding sequence GTGCTGGGGCGCATTCGCCAGGTGTTCGCGATCGAGGAGCTACGACGGCGGATCCTCTACACCCTGGGGATGCTCCTCGTGTTCCGGATCGGCGCCCATATCCCCGTGCCGGGGGTGGACACGAGCAAGCTTGCGGATGTCCTCGCGGGCGCATTTGGAGCGGGCCTGTTCCAGTTCATCAACATGTACACGGGCGGGGCACTGCAGCAGTTCTCATTGTTCTCGCTTGGCGTTATCCCGTACATCAATGCCTCGATCATCCTCTCCCTCCTCATCCCGGTGTTCCCCCGCCTGAAGAAGCTCCAGGAGGAAGGGCGGGAGGGGAGGAGGAAGCTGACCCAGTACACGCGGTGGGGGACGGTGGCCCTGGCGCTGGTCCAGTCTTACGCGATGGGCGTCCTGGTGATCCAGTACGGGTTAGCCCAACCGTCGGTGGGCTTCTACCTGAGCACGATCATCTCCCTCACCGCGGGCACCGTGTTCCTGATGTGGGTGGGGGAGCGGATCACGGAGAACGGGATTGGGAACGGGGTCTCGATGTTGATCATGGCCGGGATCGTGGCCCGCCTCCCCGCGGAGATCCAGCAGGCGGCGCTCGAAATCTCGGCCGGAACGGTCCACCCGCTGTGGGGGATCGGGCTGATCGTGCTATTTGTGGCCGTGATCGCGCTGACGGTGATCGTTCAGCAGGGCCAGCGGAAGATCGTCATCCAGTATGCCAAGCGCACCTCGGGGCGGCGGGTGTATGGGGGGCATACGACCCATCTTCCGTTGCGGGTGAACCAAGGGGGAGTCATCCCGATCATCTTCGCCTCGGCGATCCTCACCCTCCCCAGCTCGATTGCGACGTGGGTGCCCCAACTGAACTGGCTCCAGAGCTATGTGGCCCCCGGAAGCACGATCTACCTTGTGGCCTACGTCCTCCTCATCTTCTTCTTCACCTACTTCTACTCATCGCTCGTGTTCGATCCGAACGACATCGCGAAGAACCTGCGCGAGGCCGGCGGGTTCGTACCCGGGGTTCGGCCCGGGCAACCGACAGCGGACTACCTGGGCTCGGTGACGAACCGGTTGCTCCTCGTGGGTGGGGTGTTCCTGGCGGGGATCGCCGTCCTCCCGTTCATCTTCTCCGCTGTGTCTGGCTTGCAGGGGTTCTCGATCGGCGGGACCTCAATCCTCATCCTCGTCGGGGTGGGCATTGACACGATCATGCAGATCGAGGCCCACCTCGTGATGCGTCAGTACGAGTCCCTCATCAAGGGCTCCGCGTTCCTGGGGAGGAAGGGCCTGTGA
- the rplP gene encoding 50S ribosomal protein L16 yields the protein MPALFPKRTKYRKQQRGRMKGIASRGAEVAFGEYGIQALAPAWITSQQIEAVRTALARGTHRGRVWVRIFPDKPYTKIAAESRMGKGKGAVENWVAVVRPGRVMFEFSGVTEAEAKEIHRRVSCKLPIPTQLKVRFQLGGER from the coding sequence ATGCCGGCTCTGTTTCCCAAGCGGACGAAGTACCGCAAACAGCAGCGGGGGAGGATGAAGGGGATCGCCAGCCGGGGGGCGGAGGTCGCGTTCGGGGAGTACGGGATCCAGGCCCTGGCGCCGGCGTGGATCACGAGCCAGCAGATCGAGGCCGTGCGGACCGCGCTCGCCCGCGGCACGCATCGCGGCCGGGTTTGGGTGAGGATCTTCCCCGATAAGCCCTACACGAAGATCGCCGCCGAGTCGCGGATGGGCAAGGGGAAAGGAGCGGTCGAGAACTGGGTTGCCGTGGTGCGGCCGGGGCGGGTCATGTTCGAGTTCTCCGGCGTGACCGAGGCCGAGGCCAAGGAGATCCATCGCCGTGTCTCGTGCAAGCTGCCCATCCCGACCCAGCTCAAGGTGCGGTTCCAGTTGGGAGGGGAGCGATGA
- the rplV gene encoding 50S ribosomal protein L22, producing MREAIARARFVRMSPLKARLVINEIRGKPVAEARQILALSPQKASRFIRKVLDSAVANAQHNFEMDVDRLFVVRAVVDEGPRVRRLNPRAFGRADIVRRAMAHITVAVAEKEE from the coding sequence ATGCGGGAAGCGATAGCCAGAGCGCGTTTTGTGCGGATGTCCCCCCTCAAGGCGCGGCTCGTGATCAACGAGATCCGGGGCAAGCCCGTGGCTGAGGCGCGGCAGATCTTGGCCCTATCGCCGCAGAAGGCGAGCCGGTTCATCCGCAAGGTCCTCGACTCGGCGGTGGCCAACGCTCAGCATAATTTCGAGATGGATGTGGACAGGCTGTTCGTGGTGCGCGCCGTGGTGGATGAAGGGCCACGGGTCCGACGGCTGAACCCGCGAGCGTTCGGGCGCGCCGATATCGTGCGCCGGGCGATGGCCCACATTACCGTGGCCGTGGCGGAGAAGGAGGAGTAG
- the rpsS gene encoding 30S ribosomal protein S19, with translation MARSRKKGPFVARDVLEKLAKVKRGEIAEIVTWSRSSMITPEMVGITIRVHNGRTHVPVRVTEAMIGHRLGEFAPTRVFRGHGGVKKKTAVPK, from the coding sequence ATGGCGCGGTCGAGGAAGAAGGGACCCTTTGTAGCCCGCGACGTCCTGGAGAAGCTCGCCAAGGTCAAGCGCGGGGAGATCGCGGAGATCGTCACTTGGTCCCGGAGCTCGATGATCACGCCGGAGATGGTGGGGATCACGATCCGCGTCCATAACGGCCGGACGCACGTCCCGGTCCGGGTGACCGAGGCCATGATCGGTCACCGCCTGGGCGAGTTCGCGCCAACGCGGGTGTTCCGTGGCCACGGCGGCGTGAAGAAGAAGACCGCGGTTCCGAAGTGA
- the rpsQ gene encoding 30S ribosomal protein S17 produces MRKQRIGRVVSNRMMKTIVVLEERLVEAPLYGKRQRRRTKYYAHDEAGQARVGDIVRIEETRPLSTLKRWRLVEIVRRAEG; encoded by the coding sequence ATGCGTAAACAACGGATTGGCCGGGTAGTGAGCAACCGGATGATGAAGACGATCGTGGTGCTCGAGGAGCGCCTCGTCGAGGCCCCCCTCTACGGGAAACGGCAGCGGCGGCGGACCAAGTACTATGCGCACGACGAGGCCGGCCAGGCGCGGGTGGGGGACATCGTGCGGATCGAGGAGACGCGCCCCCTATCCACGCTCAAGCGGTGGCGGCTCGTGGAGATCGTGCGCCGCGCGGAAGGGTGA
- the rplF gene encoding 50S ribosomal protein L6: protein MSKIGKKPIRIPPGVEVTVRPGRVTVRGPQGTLECPYEPEFVAIEVADGEVRVERKAERAPFRARHGLYRALIANMVRGVTEKWQKELEIQGLGYRARAEGRALVMELGYSHPVRYEVPDGIEFSVPEPTRIVIRGIDNRLVGQVAADIRAFCPPEPYRGTGIRYRGEEIVRKAGKLGAKG, encoded by the coding sequence ATGTCCAAGATTGGGAAGAAGCCCATCCGCATCCCGCCGGGGGTCGAGGTCACGGTTCGCCCGGGGCGGGTCACTGTCCGCGGTCCCCAGGGGACGCTGGAGTGCCCGTACGAGCCGGAGTTCGTGGCGATCGAGGTCGCGGACGGGGAGGTGCGCGTGGAGCGGAAGGCTGAACGCGCCCCGTTCCGGGCTCGCCATGGCCTGTACCGGGCGCTCATCGCGAACATGGTGCGCGGTGTGACCGAGAAATGGCAGAAGGAACTGGAAATCCAAGGGCTGGGGTACCGCGCCCGCGCCGAGGGCCGCGCCCTCGTCATGGAGTTGGGGTACTCCCACCCGGTGCGGTACGAGGTCCCCGATGGGATCGAGTTCTCGGTTCCCGAGCCCACTCGGATCGTGATCCGCGGGATCGACAACCGGCTGGTGGGCCAGGTCGCGGCGGACATCCGCGCGTTTTGCCCGCCCGAGCCGTACCGCGGCACCGGCATTCGCTATCGGGGGGAGGAGATCGTGCGCAAGGCAGGTAAACTGGGGGCGAAAGGGTGA
- the rpsE gene encoding 30S ribosomal protein S5, with protein MARYPEQPAHEVIDIRRVGKVTKGGKRLRFRVVVVAGDGAGQVGVGVGKSVEIPQAVQQAIRDAMKHLVTVSVQNGTIPHEVRGQFGAAKVLLRPAYPGTGVIAGRTVGAVCRIAGVRDILTKALRSTNPLNLARATLDGFRQIEGAEMVAARRGKTVAEIMEVEDAETR; from the coding sequence ATGGCGAGGTACCCGGAGCAACCAGCGCATGAGGTCATCGACATCCGCCGGGTGGGCAAGGTCACCAAGGGCGGGAAGCGTCTTCGGTTCCGCGTCGTGGTCGTTGCAGGCGACGGCGCGGGCCAGGTCGGGGTGGGGGTGGGGAAGTCGGTCGAGATCCCCCAGGCCGTTCAGCAAGCGATTCGCGATGCCATGAAGCATCTCGTGACGGTCTCCGTGCAGAATGGGACGATCCCCCACGAGGTGCGGGGTCAGTTTGGGGCCGCCAAGGTCCTCCTCCGGCCGGCCTACCCGGGCACGGGCGTCATCGCAGGGAGGACGGTGGGGGCCGTGTGCCGCATCGCCGGGGTGCGCGACATCCTCACCAAGGCCCTCCGCTCCACGAACCCGCTCAACCTGGCGCGGGCTACCCTCGATGGGTTCAGGCAGATCGAGGGGGCAGAGATGGTCGCAGCCCGACGGGGGAAGACCGTGGCGGAGATCATGGAGGTCGAAGATGCAGAGACTCGATAA
- the rplN gene encoding 50S ribosomal protein L14 produces MIFPTTRLTVADNTGVKEVECINVLGKKSAAEIGDIVVASVKKRIPTSEFTKGNIVRGVVVRTRGAFRREDGSTIRFDDNAVVLVDKTLQPLGTRVFGPVARELRERGMMRIISVAPEVV; encoded by the coding sequence ATGATCTTCCCAACGACACGGCTCACGGTGGCCGACAACACCGGGGTCAAGGAAGTGGAGTGTATCAACGTGCTCGGCAAGAAGAGCGCGGCCGAGATCGGCGATATCGTAGTCGCTTCCGTCAAGAAGCGGATTCCGACCTCGGAGTTCACGAAGGGCAACATCGTGCGGGGCGTGGTGGTCCGGACGCGGGGCGCGTTTCGCCGCGAGGACGGTAGCACGATCCGCTTCGATGACAACGCGGTGGTGCTCGTCGACAAAACGTTGCAGCCCCTGGGGACGCGCGTGTTCGGGCCTGTGGCACGTGAACTGCGGGAGCGGGGGATGATGAGGATCATCTCGGTCGCCCCGGAGGTCGTGTAG
- a CDS encoding type Z 30S ribosomal protein S14, which translates to MARKAMIEKANRRPKYAVRKRNRCRLCGRSRAYIGDFGLCRLCFRKLALDGQLPGVKKAAW; encoded by the coding sequence ATGGCGCGCAAGGCCATGATTGAGAAGGCGAACCGGCGCCCGAAGTACGCGGTGCGCAAGCGCAACCGGTGCCGGCTGTGCGGGCGGTCGCGGGCGTACATCGGCGATTTCGGCCTGTGCCGGCTCTGCTTCCGCAAGCTCGCGCTGGACGGGCAGCTCCCGGGCGTGAAGAAGGCGGCGTGGTGA
- the rplE gene encoding 50S ribosomal protein L5 → MLYTQYREEIVPQLMKELGYANVMQVPRVEKVVVNMGVGKHDDPKVLEGAMANLGQIAGQKPVVTRARRAISDFKIRQGDAIGCMVTLRGPRAYEFLYKLFNVALPGIRDFKGVSPDAFDGRGNFSIGLSEQMVFPEISYDDVVRAQGMDITIVTTARTDREGRALLAALGCAFRKE, encoded by the coding sequence ATGCTCTACACCCAGTACCGTGAGGAGATCGTCCCGCAGCTCATGAAGGAGCTCGGGTATGCCAACGTGATGCAGGTCCCGCGGGTGGAGAAGGTCGTGGTGAACATGGGCGTGGGCAAGCATGACGACCCGAAGGTCCTCGAGGGGGCGATGGCGAACCTCGGGCAGATCGCAGGGCAGAAGCCTGTCGTGACGCGGGCCCGGCGTGCGATTTCGGACTTCAAGATCCGGCAAGGGGATGCGATTGGGTGCATGGTGACCCTGCGCGGGCCGCGGGCCTACGAGTTCCTGTACAAGCTGTTCAACGTCGCCCTTCCTGGGATCCGCGATTTCAAGGGGGTTTCTCCGGATGCGTTCGATGGGCGCGGGAACTTCTCGATCGGCCTCTCGGAGCAGATGGTGTTCCCGGAGATCTCCTACGACGACGTCGTCCGCGCTCAGGGGATGGACATCACCATCGTGACCACGGCGCGCACGGACCGGGAGGGCAGGGCGCTCCTCGCGGCGCTGGGGTGTGCGTTTCGCAAGGAATAG
- the rpsC gene encoding 30S ribosomal protein S3 → MGHKTHPVGFRIGVLRKWRSNWFAPDALVPEYVAEDCRLRAEIHNAYKGAGLAETLIERTTEGRVTVTIRAARPGIIIGRGGAEIAALQERLSREVGREVRIGVMEVERPEFEAPLVAQDVAFQIENRINPYRAMKETLRRIIAAGAQGAKIRISGRLGGAEISRSVEMKEGRVPLHTLRADVDYGLAEAWTKYGVIGVKAWVFRGEVWSMSDRSGSEVK, encoded by the coding sequence GTGGGTCACAAGACGCATCCGGTCGGATTCCGGATTGGGGTCCTCAGGAAGTGGCGTTCGAACTGGTTCGCCCCCGACGCCCTGGTCCCCGAGTACGTGGCGGAGGACTGCCGCCTGCGCGCGGAGATCCACAACGCGTACAAGGGGGCAGGGCTCGCCGAGACCCTTATCGAGCGGACGACCGAGGGGCGGGTGACGGTCACGATCCGCGCCGCTCGGCCCGGGATCATCATCGGGCGGGGAGGTGCCGAGATCGCGGCCCTCCAGGAGAGGCTGTCCCGAGAGGTCGGGCGTGAGGTGCGGATCGGGGTCATGGAGGTCGAGCGCCCGGAGTTCGAGGCTCCCCTTGTGGCCCAGGATGTCGCGTTTCAGATCGAGAACCGGATCAACCCATACCGGGCGATGAAGGAGACGTTGCGCCGGATCATCGCCGCGGGGGCCCAAGGGGCCAAGATCCGGATCTCGGGGCGCCTCGGAGGAGCCGAGATCTCGCGGTCGGTGGAGATGAAGGAGGGGCGTGTCCCGCTCCATACCCTACGTGCTGATGTGGACTACGGACTCGCCGAGGCGTGGACGAAGTACGGGGTGATCGGGGTCAAGGCGTGGGTGTTCCGCGGCGAGGTCTGGTCCATGTCCGACCGCTCCGGGTCGGAGGTGAAGTGA
- the rpmC gene encoding 50S ribosomal protein L29 produces the protein MKARELRDLSTDELRARVAEGKKKLFTLRFQLASGRLTNTAEIGKAKRDIARALTVLEEREDA, from the coding sequence ATGAAGGCCCGGGAGCTGCGGGATCTTTCCACGGACGAGCTGCGCGCGCGGGTCGCCGAGGGGAAGAAGAAGCTGTTCACGCTGCGGTTCCAGCTCGCCTCAGGTCGACTGACGAACACGGCGGAGATCGGGAAGGCGAAGCGCGACATCGCCCGCGCGTTGACCGTGCTTGAGGAACGGGAAGATGCGTAA
- the rplR gene encoding 50S ribosomal protein L18 — translation MARTTRADHRLKRKARIRRRIHGTADRPRLCVYKSLHHVYAQVVDDAQGRTIASASTLCAAVRERGVGNTVDGARAVGAIVAERARAAGIREVVFDRSGYPYHGKVRALAEAAREGGLEF, via the coding sequence ATGGCCAGAACAACACGCGCCGACCATCGGCTTAAGCGGAAGGCCCGCATCCGGCGCCGGATCCACGGGACCGCGGACCGTCCCCGCCTCTGTGTCTACAAGAGCCTCCACCACGTCTACGCCCAGGTTGTGGATGATGCCCAGGGAAGAACGATCGCGTCCGCGTCCACGCTGTGTGCGGCCGTGCGGGAGCGCGGGGTGGGCAATACCGTGGATGGGGCGCGGGCCGTGGGGGCGATCGTGGCGGAGCGGGCGCGCGCGGCCGGCATCCGCGAGGTGGTGTTCGATCGCTCGGGCTATCCCTACCACGGCAAGGTTCGCGCCCTGGCCGAGGCGGCCCGGGAGGGGGGGCTAGAGTTCTGA
- the rplO gene encoding 50S ribosomal protein L15 — protein sequence MQRLDNLRPTPGSKRGKKRVGRGYSSGHGGHESGKGTKGQNSRSGVTVRPGYEGGQTPFWMRFPKRGFHNVARVEYAVVNVGELDARFEAGDEVSLAVLTHRGLIKDPKCGLKVLGEGELTKALVVRADRFSRTAKEKIEAAGGRAETTQPVADPGEEA from the coding sequence ATGCAGAGACTCGATAACCTGCGGCCTACCCCGGGGAGCAAGCGGGGGAAGAAGCGCGTCGGGCGGGGCTATAGCTCCGGCCACGGCGGCCACGAGTCCGGGAAGGGGACGAAGGGCCAGAACTCGCGGTCCGGGGTCACGGTGCGACCCGGGTACGAGGGAGGGCAGACGCCCTTCTGGATGCGATTCCCTAAGCGCGGGTTCCACAACGTGGCGCGGGTCGAGTACGCGGTGGTGAACGTGGGCGAGCTCGATGCCCGGTTCGAGGCGGGCGACGAGGTGTCGCTTGCCGTGCTCACCCACCGCGGCCTGATCAAGGACCCCAAGTGTGGGCTGAAGGTCCTGGGCGAAGGGGAGCTCACGAAGGCGCTCGTCGTGAGGGCTGATCGGTTCAGCCGGACGGCGAAAGAGAAGATCGAGGCCGCCGGTGGGCGCGCGGAGACCACGCAGCCCGTGGCGGACCCGGGCGAGGAGGCCTAG
- the rplX gene encoding 50S ribosomal protein L24, translated as MRKVRKGDRVKVISGDDRGKVGKVLQVFPEKGRVLVEGVNIVTKHQRPTQAVREPGIIKRESPVHLSKVKVICPECGAPSRLGVAVVEQQKLRRCKQCGATF; from the coding sequence ATGCGGAAGGTGCGAAAAGGGGATCGGGTCAAGGTCATCTCAGGCGACGACCGGGGGAAGGTCGGCAAGGTCCTCCAGGTCTTCCCGGAGAAGGGCCGGGTCCTGGTGGAGGGGGTCAACATCGTGACCAAACACCAGCGCCCAACCCAGGCCGTGCGCGAGCCGGGGATCATCAAGCGGGAGTCCCCCGTTCACCTATCGAAGGTGAAGGTGATCTGCCCGGAGTGCGGTGCCCCCAGCCGGCTGGGCGTGGCCGTGGTGGAGCAGCAGAAGCTCCGTCGCTGCAAGCAGTGTGGGGCGACGTTCTAG